In Massilia violaceinigra, one DNA window encodes the following:
- a CDS encoding multifunctional CCA addition/repair protein, protein MKTYIVGGAVRDGLLGLPVQDRDWIVVGATPEDMLAEGFRPVGKDFPVFLHPKTQEEYALARTERKTAPGYRGFVFHTSPDVTLEEDLVRRDLTINAIARDADGGITDPFGGQRDLEAKIFRHVSDAFAEDPVRILRLARFAARFPDFTVAPETLALMRSMVAAGEVDALVAERVWQEVARGLMEQKPSRMLAVLRACGALARIMPELDALWGVPQPPLHHPEIDTGAHMMLVIDYAAERGFDLPVRFAALMHDLGKGATPAEHWPRHHGHEQLGVALIDAVCARLKVPSECRDLAVMTAREHGNVSRARELRANTLVTLFERCDAFRKPLRFEQMLLAAECDFRGRGREGDDFRTRPYPQGPYLLGALAAARSINAGEVALRCGENKQQIAHAVHTARVSAVKAALRLGDDPGQADDSIGANPAIL, encoded by the coding sequence ATGAAAACTTACATCGTTGGCGGCGCCGTGCGCGACGGCCTTCTGGGCCTGCCGGTGCAGGACCGCGACTGGATCGTGGTCGGCGCCACGCCCGAGGACATGCTGGCCGAAGGCTTTCGCCCGGTCGGCAAGGACTTCCCCGTCTTCCTGCATCCCAAGACGCAGGAAGAGTATGCGCTCGCCCGCACCGAGCGCAAGACCGCGCCCGGCTACCGCGGCTTCGTGTTCCACACCTCGCCCGACGTCACGCTCGAAGAAGACCTGGTGCGGCGCGACCTGACCATCAACGCCATCGCGCGCGACGCCGACGGCGGCATCACCGATCCGTTCGGCGGCCAGCGCGACCTGGAAGCGAAAATCTTCCGCCACGTCTCCGATGCCTTTGCCGAAGACCCGGTGCGCATCCTGCGCCTGGCGCGCTTCGCGGCGCGCTTTCCCGACTTTACGGTGGCCCCCGAAACGCTGGCGCTGATGCGCAGCATGGTGGCGGCGGGCGAGGTCGATGCGCTGGTGGCCGAGCGGGTCTGGCAGGAAGTGGCGCGCGGCCTGATGGAACAGAAACCGTCGCGCATGCTGGCCGTGCTGCGCGCGTGCGGCGCGCTGGCGCGCATCATGCCGGAACTCGATGCCCTGTGGGGCGTGCCGCAGCCGCCGCTGCACCACCCCGAAATCGATACCGGCGCCCACATGATGCTGGTGATCGACTACGCGGCCGAACGCGGGTTCGATTTGCCGGTGCGTTTTGCCGCCCTGATGCACGACCTGGGCAAGGGCGCCACGCCCGCCGAGCACTGGCCGCGCCACCACGGCCACGAGCAGCTCGGCGTGGCGCTGATCGACGCCGTCTGCGCGCGCCTGAAGGTGCCAAGCGAGTGCCGCGACCTGGCCGTCATGACCGCGCGCGAGCACGGTAACGTCAGCCGCGCCCGGGAACTGCGCGCCAATACCCTGGTCACCCTGTTCGAGCGCTGCGACGCCTTCCGCAAGCCGCTGCGTTTTGAACAGATGCTGCTGGCCGCCGAATGCGATTTTCGCGGGCGCGGCCGCGAGGGCGACGATTTCCGCACCCGGCCGTATCCGCAAGGCCCGTACCTGCTCGGCGCCCTGGCCGCCGCGCGCTCGATCAACGCCGGCGAAGTGGCGCTGCGCTGCGGCGAGAACAAGCAGCAAATTGCCCACGCCGTGCATACGGCGCGCGTCTCGGCGGTCAAGGCGGCGCTGCGCCTCGGCGACGATCCCGGTCAGGCGGACGACAGCATCGGTGCGAATCCTGCTATTCTTTGA
- a CDS encoding cytochrome-c peroxidase: MLFTLRRSLGRSLAALACCWAGVAAAQALVNEPIRPLPMKAVGDPARIALGARLFQDLRFSRDSTHSCATCHQLRRGGADGKAISTGADGKPALFNTPTVYNSSFNFRQTWTGRYSGVEQLLDHVIIKPKAFADSWDLMAERLAKDEALSAQFMEVYGDALRPAYVRDALDQFLRSLVTPSRFDRYLRGDAGAITAEEERGYLRFKSFGCAACHQGINVGGNLFQKMGAMREMPGLETSGADLGRYQDTKRNIDRHVFRVPGLRNVALTAPYFHDGSVSTLDQAVELMFKYQLGRTASQQDKELIVRFLHTLSGEKLVPAVAPGAPP; encoded by the coding sequence ATGCTGTTCACCTTGCGCCGGTCACTGGGTCGGTCCCTTGCAGCGCTCGCCTGCTGCTGGGCAGGCGTCGCCGCGGCCCAGGCGCTTGTCAATGAGCCAATCCGTCCGCTGCCCATGAAGGCGGTGGGCGACCCCGCGCGCATCGCGCTGGGCGCGCGCCTGTTCCAGGACCTGCGTTTTTCGCGCGACAGCACGCACAGCTGCGCCACCTGCCACCAGCTGCGCCGCGGCGGCGCCGACGGCAAGGCGATTTCCACGGGCGCGGACGGCAAGCCGGCCCTGTTCAACACCCCCACTGTCTACAACAGCAGTTTCAACTTCCGCCAGACCTGGACGGGGCGCTACAGCGGCGTCGAGCAGCTGCTCGACCACGTTATCATCAAGCCCAAGGCGTTTGCCGACAGCTGGGACCTGATGGCCGAGCGCCTGGCCAAGGACGAGGCGCTGTCGGCCCAGTTCATGGAAGTCTACGGCGACGCCCTGCGCCCGGCCTACGTGCGCGACGCGCTCGACCAGTTTCTGCGCTCGCTGGTGACGCCGTCGCGCTTCGACCGCTACCTGCGCGGCGACGCCGGCGCCATCACGGCCGAGGAAGAACGCGGCTACCTGCGCTTCAAGAGCTTCGGCTGCGCGGCCTGCCACCAGGGCATCAACGTGGGCGGCAACCTGTTCCAGAAAATGGGCGCCATGCGCGAGATGCCGGGGCTGGAAACGAGCGGCGCGGACCTGGGCCGCTATCAGGACACCAAGCGCAACATCGACCGCCATGTGTTCCGCGTGCCGGGCCTGCGCAATGTCGCGCTGACGGCGCCGTACTTCCATGACGGCTCGGTCAGCACGCTCGATCAGGCGGTGGAGCTGATGTTCAAATACCAGCTGGGACGCACCGCCTCGCAGCAGGACAAGGAACTGATCGTGCGCTTCCTGCACACCCTGAGCGGCGAGAAGCTGGTGCCGGCAGTGGCACCGGGAGCGCCGCCGTGA
- a CDS encoding DAHL domain-containing protein produces MSGAMRGALGTWRRVAALLLLIGLMVVLGVLFQRTQAVDIEAQNRVMLNLRELEKLDSEWNVNILRSHIGLNTNYDPLSAPLPRMRELQLRLAGALPMTGNPKAEDALEQVKRALVKKEELVEQFKTQNAILRNSLIFFPPAITDLKTELNGIEGAIVQARTVLALDSALNNLLSDILRYNLAPSPALAAQIERTIASMQPLRGDFSDSVSDTIDELGRHAHAILRYRQKENELEMHIANSRTAEAMEKLGNLFDTSFDQVLIEKQRYRTYLFAYSGLLLLLLMYVARRLLRSYSIIGEVNRSLQAANETLEHRVAERTAALEAQTERLKQLAQHDSLTGLINYGELTRLLAHALVRAGRRGDVVVAMFIDLDGFKAVNDTYGHATGDLVLCEVARRVQEKLRKEDALARLGGDEFVILLEEVSGRDGALRVAQQTLEAIRSITDAGGCPVRISASIGVASAKGKEGFMRGAPALLADADQAMYQAKQGGKNGISFSPQAQWNEAPAAATTA; encoded by the coding sequence GTGAGCGGCGCCATGAGGGGCGCCCTGGGCACCTGGCGCCGGGTCGCCGCGCTGCTGCTGCTGATCGGGCTGATGGTGGTGCTCGGCGTGCTGTTCCAACGCACCCAGGCCGTCGACATCGAAGCGCAGAACCGGGTCATGCTCAACCTGCGCGAGCTGGAAAAGCTCGATTCGGAGTGGAACGTCAACATTCTGCGCTCGCACATCGGCTTGAACACCAATTACGATCCGCTGTCGGCACCCCTGCCGCGCATGCGCGAACTGCAGCTGCGCCTGGCCGGCGCGCTGCCCATGACCGGCAATCCCAAGGCGGAGGACGCGCTTGAGCAGGTCAAGCGCGCGCTGGTGAAGAAGGAAGAACTGGTCGAGCAGTTCAAGACCCAGAACGCGATCCTGCGCAATTCGCTGATCTTTTTTCCGCCCGCGATCACCGATCTGAAGACCGAGTTGAATGGCATCGAAGGCGCGATCGTGCAGGCGCGCACGGTGCTGGCGCTCGACAGCGCCCTTAATAACCTCCTGAGCGACATCCTGCGCTACAACCTGGCGCCGTCGCCGGCGCTGGCGGCGCAGATCGAACGCACGATCGCCTCGATGCAGCCGCTGCGCGGCGATTTTTCGGACAGCGTGAGCGACACCATCGACGAACTGGGTCGCCACGCGCACGCCATCCTGCGCTACCGCCAGAAGGAAAACGAACTCGAAATGCATATCGCGAACAGCCGCACGGCCGAGGCGATGGAAAAGCTGGGCAACCTGTTCGACACCTCGTTCGACCAGGTGCTGATCGAAAAGCAGCGCTACCGGACTTATTTGTTCGCGTATTCGGGCTTGCTGCTGCTGCTGCTGATGTACGTGGCGCGGCGCCTGCTGCGCAGCTACAGCATCATCGGCGAGGTCAATCGCAGTTTGCAGGCCGCGAACGAGACGCTCGAGCATCGCGTGGCCGAGCGCACGGCGGCGCTGGAAGCGCAGACGGAACGCCTGAAGCAATTGGCCCAGCATGACAGTCTGACGGGCCTGATCAATTACGGGGAGCTCACGCGCCTGCTGGCGCACGCGCTGGTGCGGGCCGGCCGGCGCGGCGACGTGGTGGTGGCCATGTTCATCGACCTCGATGGGTTCAAGGCCGTCAACGACACCTACGGACACGCCACCGGGGACCTGGTGCTGTGCGAAGTGGCCAGGCGGGTACAGGAGAAGCTGCGCAAGGAAGATGCGCTGGCGCGCCTGGGCGGGGACGAATTCGTGATCCTGCTGGAAGAGGTCAGTGGCCGCGACGGCGCCCTGCGGGTGGCGCAGCAGACGCTCGAAGCGATCCGCTCGATCACCGACGCGGGCGGCTGCCCGGTGCGCATTTCGGCCAGTATCGGGGTGGCCAGCGCCAAGGGCAAGGAAGGCTTCATGCGCGGCGCGCCGGCGCTGCTGGCCGATGCCGACCAAGCCATGTACCAGGCCAAGCAGGGCGGCAAGAACGGGATTTCGTTCAGTCCGCAGGCGCAGTGGAATGAGGCGCCAGCGGCCGCTACGACGGCCTAG
- a CDS encoding GNAT family N-acetyltransferase, whose product MFTNPFSSWLNARSGRKSRRTVLVKQLHERDRRRVLKHFLALDDSDRLLRFGTRLPDELVEAYVAKIDFSRDTVYGVYNPVFKLVAVGHLAFGPREASTHALSSTTKDIVAEFGVSVSASARGLGIGSKLFERAAIRCRNLDVDTLYMHCLSSNQTMMHIAKKAGMEIQRDYGEADAYLRLLPPDPASMLREAIDEQFATIDYTLKANTRAAVKFFVPKK is encoded by the coding sequence ATGTTCACAAACCCATTCAGTAGCTGGCTCAACGCCCGCAGCGGCCGCAAGTCTCGCCGTACGGTGCTGGTCAAGCAGCTCCACGAACGCGACCGCCGACGTGTGCTCAAGCATTTTCTCGCGCTCGACGACAGTGACCGCTTACTTCGCTTCGGCACCAGGCTGCCCGACGAACTGGTGGAAGCCTACGTTGCCAAGATCGACTTTTCCCGCGACACCGTCTACGGCGTCTATAACCCGGTCTTCAAGCTGGTGGCCGTCGGCCACCTGGCGTTCGGGCCCCGGGAAGCCTCGACCCACGCGTTGAGCAGCACGACCAAGGACATCGTGGCCGAATTCGGCGTGTCGGTGTCGGCGTCGGCGCGCGGGCTGGGTATTGGCTCCAAGCTGTTCGAGCGCGCCGCCATCCGCTGCCGCAACCTCGATGTCGACACCTTATATATGCACTGCCTCTCGTCCAACCAGACCATGATGCACATCGCTAAAAAGGCCGGCATGGAGATCCAGCGCGATTACGGCGAAGCCGACGCCTACCTGCGCCTGCTGCCGCCCGACCCGGCCAGCATGCTCAGGGAAGCCATCGACGAGCAGTTCGCCACCATCGACTACACCCTCAAGGCCAACACCCGCGCCGCCGTCAAATTCTTCGTGCCGAAGAAGTAA
- a CDS encoding Lrp/AsnC family transcriptional regulator — MPKIVLDKTDRKILAILQADGRLSNQDVADRVSLSPSPCLRRIKRLEEAGVIRQYVALLDPAQIGLGLLAYVNVRLEKHSEASSNAAGARRATSSPHADFALSVEHWPEVVACYAMTGEMDYLLRVHVEDMDHFSRFMMQTLLSHPAVADVKSSFALQRIKDTTALPLV; from the coding sequence ATGCCAAAAATTGTGCTCGATAAAACAGATCGGAAGATTCTGGCGATTCTGCAGGCGGACGGGCGCCTGTCGAACCAGGACGTGGCCGACCGGGTCAGCCTGTCGCCGTCGCCCTGCCTGCGGCGCATCAAGCGGCTGGAGGAAGCGGGCGTGATCCGCCAGTACGTGGCGCTGCTCGACCCGGCCCAGATCGGCCTCGGTTTGCTGGCGTATGTGAACGTGCGGCTGGAAAAGCACAGCGAGGCATCCAGCAACGCGGCCGGGGCGCGCCGCGCCACCAGTTCGCCGCATGCGGACTTCGCGCTGTCGGTCGAGCACTGGCCGGAAGTGGTGGCCTGCTATGCGATGACGGGGGAGATGGATTACCTGCTGCGCGTTCACGTGGAAGACATGGATCACTTCTCGCGCTTCATGATGCAGACCCTGCTCAGCCACCCGGCGGTGGCCGACGTGAAGTCGAGCTTCGCGCTGCAGCGGATCAAGGATACGACCGCGCTGCCGCTGGTATAA
- the hppD gene encoding 4-hydroxyphenylpyruvate dioxygenase encodes MQFTPWENPMGTDGFEFVEYAAPDPKALGALFEQMGFTAIARHRHKDVTLYRQGDINFIINAEKDSFAQRFARTHGPSVCAIAIRVDDAAMAYRRALELGAWGFDNKTGPMELNIPAIKGVGDSLLYFVDRWRGKGANAGSAPGTIGDISIYDVDFVAIPGAIANPIGNGLTYIDHLTHNVHRGRMKEWAEFYENLFNFREVRYFDIEGKLTGLKSKAMTSPCGKIRIPINESSDDKSQIAEYLDQYHGEGIQHIALGTDHIYTSVQGMRNSGIVFQDTIETYYELINRRLPGHGENLEELRRLRILIDGHSNETERELLLQIFTQTVIGPIFFEIIQRKGDQGFGEGNFRALFESIELDQIKRGVLQDTTAA; translated from the coding sequence ATGCAATTTACGCCTTGGGAAAACCCGATGGGGACCGATGGATTCGAGTTCGTGGAGTACGCGGCGCCAGATCCGAAAGCGCTCGGCGCCCTGTTCGAGCAGATGGGCTTCACCGCCATCGCGCGCCACCGCCACAAGGATGTGACCTTGTACCGCCAGGGCGACATCAACTTCATCATCAACGCCGAAAAAGACTCGTTCGCGCAGCGCTTCGCGCGCACCCACGGCCCGTCCGTGTGCGCCATCGCGATCCGCGTCGACGACGCCGCCATGGCCTATCGCCGCGCGCTCGAACTGGGCGCCTGGGGTTTCGACAACAAGACCGGCCCGATGGAGCTGAACATCCCCGCCATCAAGGGCGTGGGCGATTCGCTCCTGTATTTCGTCGACCGCTGGCGCGGCAAGGGCGCCAACGCCGGTTCGGCGCCAGGCACCATCGGCGACATCAGCATCTATGACGTCGACTTCGTCGCCATCCCGGGCGCCATCGCCAACCCGATCGGCAACGGCCTGACCTACATCGACCACCTGACCCACAACGTGCACCGCGGCCGCATGAAGGAATGGGCCGAGTTCTACGAGAACCTGTTCAACTTCCGCGAAGTGCGCTACTTCGATATCGAAGGCAAATTGACCGGCCTGAAGTCGAAAGCCATGACTTCCCCGTGCGGCAAGATCCGTATTCCGATCAATGAATCGTCGGACGACAAATCGCAGATCGCCGAATACCTCGACCAGTACCACGGCGAAGGCATCCAGCACATCGCGCTGGGCACCGATCATATCTATACGTCGGTTCAGGGCATGCGCAACAGCGGCATCGTGTTCCAGGACACGATCGAAACCTACTATGAGCTGATCAACCGCCGCCTGCCGGGCCACGGCGAGAACCTCGAGGAACTGCGCCGCCTGCGCATCCTGATCGATGGCCACAGCAACGAGACCGAGCGCGAACTGCTGCTGCAGATTTTCACGCAGACGGTGATCGGCCCGATCTTCTTCGAGATCATCCAGCGCAAGGGCGACCAGGGTTTCGGCGAAGGCAATTTCCGCGCGCTGTTCGAGTCGATTGAACTCGACCAGATCAAGCGCGGCGTGCTGCAGGACACGACCGCGGCTTAA